The DNA segment acatttaAATGGTGATATTTGCAGATTGGACACTTAGAGAGTTGAGGCTCCCTTTTAGCGCCAAAACTTGAAACTACAGCTTTTAGTTTAGCTGGGACTCTTCCGCTACCTTACTCCCTTAAAACTACATCTCCCAGCATGCTCTGAAGCTGGTCTGACCTCATTTCAAATGGCCCCGTAGGGCAACAAGGCTGGTTAGTTTTGACCGTGCTGCGTGTGACATGAAAAAAAATCGATCCCAATTGGCAGCCATTTGGGCTTTTATATCTGTCAAGCCCCTTTTTTGAACTGTGGTCATTAAATGAAGGGATCTGGTCTGGGAGGGCCCATCCATCCCCGCAACTGGACGAGGGACCAGGCAAACTGTCTCCGGCAATCTAAATAAGAGGGAATGTTGACCAGGGAACACCGCTGGGGCCGATCTGAGGAGCAGGAACCGGAGCCCAGGCTGAGTCCGAAAACTGTCGGATCCAGACTTTGGCTCGGGGACGGTTGGAAGTGGGAGATGGAGATGCCAGAGGAACCGGCCAAGAGTAATAGTGGGCATTCGCTACCCCCAGTTTATATTTATAGTCCCGAGTATGTCAGCATTTGCGACTCCCTCGCCAAGGTCCCCAAACGGGTAAGAGAGGTCTGGATGAAAGACCATCGttttgggggatgggggtgggggtgtgaaaAGGGGAGTACAATTAGGAAGCCAGGAAAACTGGACTGAGGGATACCTTCAGCAGAAATTGTACTAGCAGTTTCAGGCACACcaagctgaagcagaaggaagtGGTTACCTTTGGGGAGCGCAGCGGGGCTGCCAACGtatgggtgggggcgggggcgggggaaggAATGGTGAAGAGGTGAACGTACTTTCTAAGAGGAGGGGTTCATTGAAGCCCTCGACCACAAGCTGTTGGGAGAGAGTAGTCCATCACTTGCCTTAAGTAAGGCTGGGAGCTTCCGTCTTGGCGATTTTGATACTTTGTATCTGTTTTGTCTTAAGTGGATCCCAACTGTTAAAGTGAAAGAGAAGAGATACAGTTGTTACTTCTTCCCGCAGGACGGTGTTAATGGGATTTCAGTCAATTGAACCTTTAAGAGACtgttctgccttttttcttttatgctgATATTTCAGGCCAGTATGGTCCACTCTCTGATCGAAGCATATGCCCTGCATAAACAGATGAGGTAAGTATGTTGACCTTTCTGAACATGGTCACCCGTGAAGCCAGGTTTGTTCATAGTCGTAATAAATACTCCATCTTGTAGTGAGACTAACCAGGGGAGAAatggtactttaaaaaaaagccttTGTGGGAGTGTTCATTATATGTCTGTAACTCGGGAAAAGGTCTTGAAGAATTGACACTTGGAAAAGGTACCCAAGCAGTCACTATCTGGAAGAAGGCATTTTGTTCCTAAATAAGCACTTGTCAGATGCTTAGATCTATCTGATATGGGTGGGGAGGGGTTAAGCAGGGAAGTGTTCAGTTGTTGTTTTATATTtggtttaggttttgttttatttgttttctaaagccGGATTTGAGGATGTGGGTTCAACTTGAGACCTTTAGATACGCTACTCCACCATCACACCAAACTTTAACCCAAGGAATCTGTTGAAACCAAGCCAGAACTTAAGAGCTAGCTGCAtgcttctcaaaaacaaacaaaccaaaaccaaaactaagcgTTCTGTTGATTGCCAAGTCTGTATTTAATGTCATAAATGCAACTATTATGGACCTGGCACGTGGCAAATCAGGTTTTCTCATGACTAACCAACTCGGTGAGTGGCTGTATCATCTAATGTTTCATCTCCCTCCCAGAAAGCAATATAATaggttttcagatttttttacCTTAGTATTAAGTAATTTTTAGTGTGTACATTCAgtttttggtgtttcaagacaggatttctctgtgtagccctggctgtcctggaattctatctgtagcccaggctgaccttgaactcacagagatccgcctgcttctgcctcccaggtgctggaactgaaggcatgcaccaccaccgccagggaGTGTGTACATTCTTTAGGAatgttttgctgttgctgttttgagacaaggtctctgttgTAGCTCTGTCTGGCTAGGACCTATTATGtcgaccaggctggttttgaacttactaagatcagcctgcctccatcaaaaggtatgcatcaccaaaCCTAGCTAGGAATGTTTTCCCATCATTGCTTAACTCCTGTGTTTGTCAAGATAACTATTCGCCTTTCCTTAAAGGATTTTAACACTTTTCTGAGCCAGGTGGTGCAGGAACGAAACAGCTTCAAAGCTAAGCTTTGTAACTTAgccagattctgtctcaaaataaaaactgtaacgGGCTTTAGGATATTGTTCAGCAGGTGGAACACTTGTCTACCATCCATGAGGCCTAGGTTCCCGCCCACAAAATTAACACTGAAAATCTTTTATTGCAAACAAGATGTTAAAGCAAGACATAGGAGAGGCTGCCAGCATTCTTGAGTTGGGGATTCAGGGAAATCCATGGGAAGGTGCTCTAAGAGGGAACATCCAGGGAGGCTGGGACTATAATCCAATATGACTGTGATTGTGAAAAAAACTGAGACTGGCTCtctacatagtccaggctgccccGGAACTTGGTGTGggagaccaggccggccttgaactcacagagatctgcctgcctctgcctcctgagtgctgggattaaaggcgtgtgccattacACCAGGCttcttgatattttgattttaaacattttaaacatatttttaattaattaataatttaccTTAATGTTTTGTTAccttgcatttctttcttttgatggGTGTTGAATGGTGAGGGGTTGGTCCGtgaagtgtgcatgtggaggtcagaggacaacttggcaggagtcggttctctccttccaccacgtggttctgggattgaacccaggtcatcaggcttggcagcaagtgctggtacctgctgggccatctccctggccctgagatttttattttaatggaaaacTTTTTCACTTCTCATGATATAGACGTGTACTTGAACAAAAAACAAGGATCCTTGATTTTTGACTGTATATTTAACTTTTGAAGTTGAACCACAAGATTTCAAAAACCTTGGTTATATTAGTTGCATAACTATCCTTACCTGTATTAATTCACAATAACCTCATGGCTCTACTCCCATTTGGAAAATATACATGGCTACCTCTTTGTGGCTAGACTAGCGCTCCTTCAATTTGAATGGGCAGTCATCTTAAGATTGAtactaagccaggtggtggtggtgcacacctttaatcccagcacttgggaagcaggggtaggcagatctctgtgagttcgaggccagcctggtctacagagtgagttctgggacagctagggctgttacacagaggaaccctgtcttgaaaaaccagtgtgtgtgtgtgtgtgtgtgtgtgtgtgtgttcttttttttttgtttgtttgtttgtttgtttgtttttcgagacagggtttctctgtgtagctttgtgcctttcctggaactcacttggtagcccaggctggcctcgaactcacagagatccgcctggctctgcctcccgagtgctgggattaaaggcgtgcgccaccaccgcccggcaatgtgTGTTCTTATTAGAATACAAATTGTGGTTCATTGGGCCTAGCATGAGACTTGAGCTCTGCCTTTCTAAGAAAGAAATGCCATGCTGCTAGTGTGTTGACTACCCGGTCAGTGGCAAGGGGTGGAGAACATACCTGCagcagaatccagaagagacAATGGGGACTCAGCAGGTTCGAGGCCCCAAATCCCATGTAActtgcctccttccttctctcatttcctccttttctcgcTGCGAGGAGCAGATTGAGAGGTTCTAGCCGTTtggtccttctgtccttcctctggGAGACAAATGGAAGAGACCAAGTAATAGAAACTTGATGTTTGAGGACactggagagaggaagcaggaagtaggAGCATTTGCTGCCGCAAGCACTAGGAcgcaagttcaaatccccagaatcccCAGGAAAAGCTGGGTTGTGCCACACATACAAGAGTCAGAAAaattgctggggcttgctgatcGCCAATGTAACTAACTCCAGgatcagattcagtgagagactgtctcacgTGAATAGGGGTGGGAGTTAGAGGGCAGGATGTGtggcatccttttctggcctctgtgcatagACAGGCTTGCAAAACCCCATGCATATGTGCCCATACAGCACCACCCCCATAAACAAATACTTTCTACGTCTGActtctgtttttttaagacagtgtcttatAGACGCCAGTTTGGTGTGGAACTTgatgtgtagcctaggctagcctcacactcatgatcctcttgcctctcaaGGGCTCTGATTCCAGACATTTGCCGCCATCTCTCACATGCTATCTTTCTACTGCCTTTTTCCGCAGTGTCGTGCAGATGTTAGGCAGCTGTTGCATAACTGCGCGGCATCCCCAGCCCAGTTTCCCTACTTTGTACTCTAATATTGATGACAGTTGTCCAGGAAGGTTTGCATGTAAGTCCACTAAGTTGACCCATTTTACAAACGAGAAAGCTGAGGCACAGAAGAGTCAACTCACCTGACGTTAACAGAAGCAGTAAGTACAGAGTGAGGGAAGGAATCCAGTTCTCGGGCTCAGAATTCTGTGTGGTAACCCAGCTGCCTATTAAAATAGACACAAGGGGATGGGGGAGCCAGGCTCGGCACCGAAACTAACACGGGTGACTACACATCTGACTGAGAGGATTACCTAGTCCAAGCAGAAACTCACTCAAATGTCAACGGCTTTGCTGCTTTGTTGATGAGATGTAACTCACAGAGCAAAGTTGATGTTTCAGTCTGTTAAAAATAGGGTTTTAtgattacttattttatgtgtatgagtgctttgcttgtatgtgtgtgtgcatgtgtgcctggtacctgtggaggtcagatgagggggtcagatctggaactggagtcctgcatggttgtaagtcaccaggtggagttgggaactgaaccccaggtcctctgcaaaagcaggaagttctcttaacccctgagccatctctccagctccagagttcttttaatttttttaaaaagtatatatattagGGGATGTGCGGGCCACAGAGCACACATGGAGGTCGAGGGCACCTTGCCGGGGTAGTCCGTTCTCTCCTCCACAACATGGGcgccagggattaaactcaggtggACAGTCTTGATGGCAGGTGCCTTTGcccctgagccatcctgctggcccaggGTTAGTGGGTGTGGCTAAACCAGGGACCTTGATGCATGAGCATCTGTTTgagttaaatataatttttcagtTCCATTCCCTACCTAACAACTGAAGGACAAAGTTGTCCTCTTGTCTCTTATTAGTGGGGTCAGTATCATAGGAAGTGAAGACTGGGCCGTGCAGTGGAGGACATGGTGTGTTTATGGCTTCACTGGACCCAGAAGCTGGGACCTGTCTTTTCTCTTCGGTCTGTTGGCTGCTGTTTCCAGCGCCTTGCATCTGGGCCTGACTCACTCCCCTCTGTCTGCTCTGTTATTGTTAGGATAGTGAAGCCCAAAGTGGCCTCCATGGAGGAGCTGGCCAGCTTCCACACTGATGCCTATCTGCAGCATCTCCAGAAAGTCAGCCAGGACGGTGATGAGGACCACCCAGACTCCATAGAATATGGACTAGGTAAGGTTCTCTCCGGCAACAATGGGCGGTCAGTAGACTGCACCTGCAGACTGCATTACTTAATTTGTCACTCTATGTTTATGTATGTTGTAAgtatgtttgcttgtgtgtggtatgcatgtgtctgCTGGTACACAGGTGGTACAAAAGGTCAACACTGAGTGtcttctcttttttggtttttttgaaacagtttctctgtgtagccctggctgtcctagaactccttctgtagaccaggctggcctcgaactcacagagatcctcctgcgtctgcactgccaccacctggctctggatgtcttctttaattactccccactgctgtgggatgtcctgtatgctgtgaatatatgtttctacgattgattgataaataaaatgctgattggccagtagccaggcaggaaggatagtgtaggcaggacaaggagagaggagaatgctgggtggaagaaggctgaggcagagagacgctgccaacCGCCATGAGGAAAAGCATGATGTAAGgtacaggtaagccacgagccacgtggaacttatagattatagaaatgggttaatttaagatgttagatctagatagcaagaagcctgagccatgaggccaaacagtttaaataatataagtgtctgtgtgtttatttgagtctgagtggctgccggcCCGGGTAGGACTGGAGAGAGCTCCAGCTACaccccaccttagtttttgagtctctcactgaacctcacCATTTGACTAGGTTGGACAGCCAATGATCTCCAAGAATCTACTCGTCCCCACTCCTCCAGTGCTAAGGTTACACATTCATGCCTTCTGTGCCAGCTTTTACAAGGGtgctaggaatctgaactcaggccctcatccCCTGTGTGCCAGGCATTTTACTTACTGAGCTACTTCCAAAACCCttaatactttttctttccttttctatctttattttaaattgtatgtgtatacgtgtgtgcctgagtgtatgtgtgtgtaccacgtgTATTCagtgccagtggaggtcagaagaggccttagatctcttggaactgaagttatagatggttgggagctgccacgtgtgttgtagaatattattctaaggtgtgttacttttgtttatgctgcatttgtttaactctgtgaagctgtgttactgtgcctgtccaaaacacctgatggtctaataaagagctaaacagccaataccagggcaggagaaaggataggtggggctggaaagcagagagaatatacagaaggagaaatctgggaagagggaaactaGGAGCcatagaaggaggaggactccaggggccaatcACCCAGATACAATGTacgccacagagtaagagtaaaattttcagaaataagagaatgggaaaagcccagaagcaaaaggtaggtgggataatttaagttaaggaaagctggctagaaactaggccaggctaaggtcaggcattcataattttttttaagaataagcctccatgtgtgatttatttgggagctggatgatgggctccccaaaagagccaaaacaaccaacaacacacgtggatcctgggaactgaacccaggtcctctggaagagcaataaatgctcttaactgctagccatctctctagcccaatacttttaaattaagaaataatataactggtgcacgtgtgtgtgtgtgtgtgtgtgtgtgtgtgtgtctgtgtgtgtgtgtctgtgtctgtctgtctgcctgccttgtccgtctgtgtctctgtgcctgtgagtgtgttaTTCAGgtgaaacccagggcctggcatctgctagccaagcactctgccTTAGCTGTATGTCCACCCCAACTGTTCACTTGACTCCCTCGGTTTAGTCACACTGTGTACACTATATGAAGTGAACACAACTGAAGATGAGCCTGATGGAGAAGAATCCTTTTGATGCTGAGATTCTAACGGCAGCACTTAGATCTACTCTGGCTATCTGCATGCTGGTTCAGCTGGTCTATAATCATAGGTTTTCAATATAGATTTATTTGGTttgagtcttttttattttttttgagacagagtctcaccatatcgccctggctggcctggaactcgtctgcctctgccttccaagtcctgggattaaaggtgcatgtcaGCATGCATGGCATTaggtaaatatttaaattctggcTAAGTTTCCTACCTTATCAACAGATGCACTAAAAGAAAATCACAGTGAATTGTCAACAGCATAGTCGAGAATAGGTGTGTCCAACTTGTAGTTCATGGGCCACATGCTTCCCCAGATAGCTATGAATGGGGCCCAACATATTTGTAGGTGACAGCAACATACTGTGATGTCAAAGGTTAGGCTAGGCACCCCTGTTCTAAAGAAACTGTGGGTTAATAGGAAGACACTAGATTAGCAATCAAAAGACCTGGTCCCAGGCCTGGTTCTATGTGACCCCTGGCAAAATGCATCCCCTCTTGGGCCTTGATTGACTGCTGATGGGATGTGAGAAGTTCACCTTGATGGCTTTATCCTTTCTAGCACTAACATTGGAAAGCCTTCCCTCCCTAACCCTGGAGATGATTTTAGCCCAGAAGCTTCTTAGCCCATGCTGTTGTCACGACTtaacccatccttccttccccagatcaTCTTTAACAGACTCTTCTGGGTTCTGCCCCCAGGTTACGACTGTCCAGCCACACAAGGGATATTTGACTACGCAGCAGCCATAGGAGGAGCTACAATCACGGCTGCCCAGTGCCTGATTGACGGGAAGTGTAAAGTAGCGATTAACTGGTCTGGAGGGTGGCATCACGCAAAGAAGTAAGGAAatgacctttctgctttctaactCCTTCCTCGGTCAGCCTCTCAGTTAGATAACCTTGTACACTTGTTATACTGACTCTTCTGGGAACCACGTACGTGTCTAGCATTTTATAAGGTGTTCGGAAAAGACGCAAGAAAGCTAGATGACCTAACAGAGTGGAAGGCACTGCATTGAAAATCGGGGCATCTGGGCTGTATGCCTAGTTTCCCTGCACACTTGGCCAAACCTCCCTAGGCCCCAGTTTCTTTATCAGTCAAGGGTCAGGGAAAAGGATGCAACTAGACAACCTACAGTGCTTGGAAATCCCGTCTCGGGGACTTGGCTCTAGAAACGGGAACGGGACTGGACTAGTTAGAAGATAATATAAATTATGACACTAAGGGGCTATGTCCAGTATGTAAGATGAATAGACTGTCAGTATGGAGAAATTAATCACGGAAGTCTTGGGAGAGGTGTGTTTCAGAGCTCATACTTGATATAAGTAAGAAATGGGTTTTTGAATAAGTAGATCATTGATGAGAATAGCCATAGAACAACAAAAGGCTTCAGACTAATCAAGGAGTCTTTCACTATGTCCAAGGAATGTGCTAACATGGCTATCTGTCTCTAAGGGAAAAGGGGCTCTTCTTGGGTACTGCTTGCTTAGAGAAAAAAGGCCTTTGAGAATCTCGTGTTTGCATGTGTAACTTCCTACTCTGACAAGAACCCCAAGCCGCCCTCCACATCTGGCATCTCATGTGCTGGGTTAGTAGTGCTTAATACTTCTAGGGAGGGGGGATCTCGCaactgaatttatttttcaatgtgcCGCCTGGGTGAAAGAACGCAGCTGTCTTCCTGACTGCCAGTGTATCATTCGCAAATCAGCGAGAGCAGCCAACCGAGACCTTGATCTTCAGTCAAAAGAAAACAGCATTGGATTCTTTCAGACTGAAAGGCACCACAATTTTAGCATATGCAAATTTACATAATAGTATGGTGTTCTTTTCCAAGTGGACAGATTTGCTGGCCAAAGAAGTCCTTGTAAAACTAAATAACTACATTCTCCTGCCTAGACAATGGAAAACTGATGTTTTAGTAATGATTTCACATGGTCTTAAACAAAGAGAACAGCCTGCttttgttagcttttttttttttaagttcaaaattaaaacaagattttttcttattaaagctGAAGGATGAAGAGAAGAGCAGGACTCTCTGCAGCCAGGCCTTCTCCGTCCTTTGGGCACGGGGAGTAAGGAAGCCTGGTGCTCTCCCCAAGCATGCCTGCTCTGGCGAGGGTGCCGTCGTTTCCCAAGGTTCCGTTGCTGAGGAAGGGCTCGGGTCACTTTCAGACCTTGCCACCCCTTAGCCCTGGCTTTCTGCCAAGGGCTGTCCACTCCAGCGGAGTCAGCCGTGGCCGGCGGGCCGCATGCAGGCATGAAGGGACTCACATGCCATTCCCTGTTGAAGACAGCTGTCAGCTGCTCCCGTCTGGAAACACACAGACCTGTAGGGACTGTAAATTACAGTTTCCAGGGACTGACTTCACTTAGGTCTCAATTCCAAGGTGTGCTGACACAATGAGAACCTCTCTGAAGTAGGACCACAGGCTTATAGGCTTACACGAAGCTAGGTGCTACCTGTTATTGTTACTGGAATTTCTGGGGAGCCCAACCTTGAGTGTCACATGGTACTGGGCAAATTGGGGTCTCGAGACCCATTaattaaagattttgttttgttttgtttttggtttttcgagacaaggtttctctatgtagctttgtgcctttcctggaattcactctgtagcctaggctggccttgaactcacagagatcgtctgcctctgccttgtgttggaattaaaggtgtgtaccaccactgcccagcctaattAAAGAATTTAAGATTAGACTCGGgctaggcatagtggcatacacttttaatcccagtgctcaggagacaaGCGGACAGACCTCTTCTAGTCctgctagggctacacagtgagattctatttggtttttcgagacagggtttctctgtgtagctttgcgccttttcctggaacttacttgttagtccaggctggcctcgaactcacagagatccgcctggctctgcctctcaagtgctgggattaaaggcgtgcgccaccactgcccggcgagatTCTATCTTTAAAAACTAGATGGACTCAGCAGGATGCTCAATGACAGTGACAATTTTAttagtctttaaaagaaaacccttaaggcaggcaagctgtaaatcttggTAGCTGCCAGGGAGcatgaaaaagaggaagagagaaaactcATGCCTTTTGTAAGCCACCACAAGGCAGAAATGAGGGGCTGGGAATCAGGGGGAGGAATAACTtcagagaaagagtgagaaagcCCAGAGCATCTGAGGAAGCATgcgtgggagggaggcagagtggggtttctgagaaggaaaagaaaaagtgcatCCACTCATTAAGGGAGTGAATTGTTCCTCTCCCATTTATTTAGCATGCCTTTAGGTGGGCTCTGGGCTTTCCTTAATTAACTCACGTTTTGGTAGCTTGGACTGTTAATTTTCCacccagagacagagatagagctTAGAGTCTGGTTTCTAATCTCCACCAGATGTCCTAACAGTATCTGTTCTGAGGATGGTACCCTGACCTCAGTTAGGAGATAGGCTGGAATTAGGGACTGGGTGGACCCCATTTCCATCATGAAAATCCAGAGATCAGTTCCAAAGCTGTCTACCAGAAGCTCCTGAGTGTCTGGACGGGAGCTCTGCTCACACCCACACGTAGGTGATAAGAAAGCAGAGCTCCCCTCTGGCATCTGGACACTCCTGGAACTGCTGCTTCAGGGGCCCTGCCTGCCCTGAGCTGCCTGTCAGGTCTGTTTTCATCGTCCCGCTCTGTTCATTGCGATCACACGATCCGTTTAAACCCCAGGTACACGCGCAGAGTCCTAGACCCCGTGCGTGCAGTGGGTAAACACTGGGTGGCAAGCCCATGGTTGTGCCTTTAGTAACTGGAGGTAGGGGAATTGAAGTCAAGTCGATTTCTCCCCACCGAATTGAAAAAACATCTTTGCTTTGAAACTATTCAGACGCCGACAGGGTTCTGGTGGAACTGGCTTCTTGACAACTTTGGTGGTGTTGAAAGTGGGAAATGTGCTCATACTTGTTGACCCAGTAACAATATTCTTAGATTCTATTCGGATGAAATCACCTAACCCTGCCGTCAAGAACTTGATATCTTGGGGACGATAGAGCCAATCACGGCGTTTGGAAGTTAAATGAGAGTGATTGTAGAAAGGCCTGCAGACGGTGATACAGAATGGCCAGGGCGCCCAACTCTTAGGTGAACCAAGCTAGGGTAAAGAACACAGTGGCAGGAGACAGTCCCTTCCCGACGAGAGCAATTCTAAGTTGAATGGACTGGGACAGAAGCATTGGCCAAGAGCAGGCTAGCGGCCTGTCGGCTGAGCTGGGACTAAACCCCTCGTTCCTGCCTTCATTCCCTCTCAGTGGCAACAGGCGAGCTGGCCAAGTCCAGGGAGTCAGTTGCCACACAAGATCCAGGCCTGTCGGCAATGGGGTAGAGCACATGGCAACCGTAtctaggaggaagaggggggatccAAGGCGTTTTTATTACTCGCCATGCGTTTTCTCCCCTCGGTACCCTGTCCTATGTCTCCACCATCCCCCCCTCCTCCAGAAACTCCTTATTCAGTAGCTCAGGATGATGTCATCTTCAATCACCTGGCCTTCTTCAGTCTCATTAATAGCAAGGTCTCAATGtatataagaaaatgaataaaatgatttttctctgGCTAATCGATGGTTATGCTAACTCATAGCCCAACCAAGAACCTAGAAGAGATGGGGGGAGGCATTATTCCTTTCCCAACACAGACAGCTGAACAAACTGTCACTGGGGCTGATGCCTTACAAACTCCTACCTTCTTCCTTAAATATCTGCAGCTCCAGTTTTCCATGTGAAGGGTACTTTTACTGACAGCATCCTAGGACTTCAGTAGCATGTCTTTGATTTCATTACTTGGTTTTCCTCCATACAGTGCTGTGGGTCAAGTGCCACC comes from the Peromyscus maniculatus bairdii isolate BWxNUB_F1_BW_parent chromosome X, HU_Pman_BW_mat_3.1, whole genome shotgun sequence genome and includes:
- the Hdac8 gene encoding histone deacetylase 8 isoform X2 encodes the protein MLTREHRWGRSEEQEPEPRLSPKTVGSRLWLGDGWKWEMEMPEEPAKSNSGHSLPPVYIYSPEYVSICDSLAKVPKRASMVHSLIEAYALHKQMRIVKPKVASMEELASFHTDAYLQHLQKVSQDGDEDHPDSIEYGLGYDCPATQGIFDYAAAIGGATITAAQCLIDGKCKVAINWSGGWHHAKKDEASGFCYLNDAVLGILRLRRKFERILYVDLDLHHGDGVEDAFSFTSKVMTVSLHKFSPGFFPGTGDMSDVGLGKGRYYSVNVPIQDGIQDEKYYHICERLCSVLEMCRSELLM